In a genomic window of Leucoraja erinacea ecotype New England chromosome 8, Leri_hhj_1, whole genome shotgun sequence:
- the heca gene encoding headcase protein homolog — protein sequence MPNQKSVKGRKNKRTNSSGDEQEAAAGTAALVAGAGAGAGAGTGAAAVVATAAGAGAAAGAGAGATGASAGPSEAGNDHDAPCATPLVCGMGRSVELDKDDYQRVVCNNEHCPFGNWMHLQCFYEWESSILVQFNCIGRARSWNEKQCRQNMWNKKGYDLAFRFCSCRCGQGHLRKDVDWYQVRRRQDDKKKKAGVPKAGELVSDDGKKCKLNRPAKLHEGQRRHSVDRQNSQEKGPANGSHRSPCGSPPHQSPPLAGQPYLPFSAGGPRVARHLGEFLKTALQAEACRKLLPGGSRFGQGEPTLLPPQPPSGRLEPSVQFLRRLDLSELLAHVPKHKVNTYHVRMEDDAQAGQGEELRKFILAALSASQRNVVNCALCHKALPVFELFPLVDGTLFLSPSRHDEIEYDVPCHLQGRLMHLYAICVDCLEGVHKIICIKCKSRWEGGWHQLGTMYTYDILAASPCCQARLNCKHCGKPVIDVRVGMQYFSEYSNVQQCPHCGNLDYHFVKPFSSFKVLEAY from the exons ATGCCGAACCAGAAGAGCGTCAAGGGCCGGAAAAATAAGCGCACCAACAGCAGCGGCGACGAGCAGGAGGCGGCGGCCGGGACGGCAGCTCTGGTGGCCGgagccggggccggggccggggctggGACCGGAGCCGCGGCGGTGGTGGCGACGgcggctggagctggagcggcGGCAGGGGCAGGAGCAGGGGCTACCGGAGCCTCAGCCGGCCCGTCCGAGGCGGGCAACGACCACG ATGCGCCCTGTGCTACACCTCTGGTGTGCGGCATGGGCCGATCAGTGGAGCTGGACAAGGATGACTACCAGCGAGTGGTCTGCAACAACGAGCACTGTCCCTTCGGCAACTGGATGcacctacagtgcttctacgagTGGGAGAGCAGCATCCTGGTGCAGTTCAATTGCATCGGCCGAGCTCGCAGCTGGAATGAGAAACAGTGCCGGCAGAACATGTGGAACAAGAAGGGTTATGACCTGGCCTTCCGCTTTTGCTCCTGCCGCTGCGGCCAGGGCCACCTGAGGAAGGACGTGGACTGGTACCAGGTGCGCAGGAGGCAGGacgacaagaagaagaaggcgGGCGTGCCCAAGGCGGGAGAGCTGGTGTCTGACGACGGCAAGAAGTGCAAGCTCAACCGACCGGCCAAGCTGCACGAGGGGCAGAGACGGCACTCGGTGGACCGGCAGAATTCTCAGGAGAAAGGCCCGGCCAACGGGAGCCACCGCTCGCCCTGCGGCTCCCCGCCCCACCAGTCCCCGCCCTTGGCCGGCCAGCCCTACCTACCGTTCTCCGCAGGCGGCCCCCGGGTGGCCCGTCATCTGGGCGAGTTCCTCAAGACGGCACTGCAGGCCGAGGCCTGCCGCAAGCTGCTGCCCGGCGGCTCCCGCTTTGGACAGGGTGAGCCAACGTTGCTGCCTCCTCAGCCGCCGTCCGGGCGGCTGGAGCCCTCGGTGCAGTTCCTCCGGCGGCTGGACCTGTCCGAGCTGCTGGCCCATGTGCCCAAGCACAAGGTGAACACCTACCACGTGCGGATGGAGGATGACGCGCAGGCCGGCCAAGGCGAGGAGCTGAGGAAGTTCATCCTGGCGGCGCTGAGCGCCAGCCAGAGGAACGTGGTCAACTGCGCCCTCTGCCACAAGGCACTGCCCGTCTTCGAACTCTTCCCGCTGGTGGACGGCACCCTGTTTCTCAGCCCCTCCCGGCACGATGAGATCGAATATGACGTCCCCTGTCACCTCCAAG GAAGGCTCATGCACCTCTATGCCATTTGTGTGGATTGCCTAGAAGGAGTGCACAAGATAATTTGCATCAAATGCAAGTCGCGTTGGGAAGGGGGCTGGCACCAGCTGGGAACCATGTACACTTATGATATTCTGGCTGCGTCTCCTTGCTGTCAG gcGAGGCTGAACTGCAAGCACTGTGGGAAGCCGGTCATCGATGTGCGAGTGGGGATGCAGTATTTCTCCGAATACAGCAACGTCCAACAATGTCCGCACTGTGGCAACCTAGACTACCACTTTGTAAAACCCTTTTCCTCCTTCAAAGTGTTGGAAGCTTATTGA